A window of the Isosphaera pallida ATCC 43644 genome harbors these coding sequences:
- a CDS encoding acetyl-CoA carboxylase carboxyltransferase subunit alpha has translation MEVRLPFEAPIYEMEARLTELELQSQRAGGSSTSGEETADSQALREQIRALRRELANLRRTIFANLTPWQKVQVARHPKRPQTRDYLSLIFDGFQELHGDRAVGEDPAIVTGFARLDSTKVMLVGQQKGKNLAERTACHFGCAHPEGYRKALLKMKLAEKFKLPIVSLIDTPGAYPGITAEQRGQALAIAENLMAMASLRTPIVCVVIGEGGSGGALGIGVGDKVAMLEHAYYSVISPEGCASILWKGAEHAPRAAEALKMTAPDLKRLGIIDDIVAEPAGGAHRDPTEAASLLKAYLVKSLRELSALPLDELVERRYQRFRRIGVFKVESDQVRDAPTPATGLETSPTATPAPASSPTV, from the coding sequence ATGGAAGTCCGGTTGCCGTTCGAGGCCCCCATTTACGAGATGGAAGCCCGGCTTACCGAACTCGAACTCCAATCCCAACGCGCCGGTGGTTCATCCACGTCCGGTGAAGAGACCGCCGATAGTCAGGCACTGCGGGAGCAAATCCGCGCCCTGCGTCGGGAACTTGCCAACCTGCGGCGCACCATCTTCGCCAACCTTACTCCGTGGCAAAAGGTGCAGGTGGCTCGTCACCCCAAACGCCCTCAGACCCGCGACTATCTCAGCCTGATCTTCGACGGGTTCCAGGAGCTCCACGGCGATCGCGCCGTGGGAGAGGATCCCGCGATCGTCACTGGTTTTGCTCGGCTGGATTCGACCAAGGTGATGCTGGTCGGTCAACAAAAGGGCAAGAATTTGGCCGAGCGGACCGCCTGTCACTTCGGCTGCGCTCACCCGGAAGGTTACCGCAAGGCGCTGCTCAAAATGAAACTGGCCGAGAAGTTCAAACTACCGATCGTCAGCCTCATCGACACTCCGGGAGCCTATCCAGGCATCACCGCGGAACAACGCGGTCAGGCTCTGGCGATTGCGGAGAACCTGATGGCAATGGCCAGTCTACGGACACCGATCGTCTGTGTGGTCATCGGCGAGGGGGGGTCAGGCGGCGCGTTAGGAATTGGCGTAGGCGACAAGGTGGCGATGTTGGAACACGCCTACTATTCGGTGATAAGTCCCGAAGGCTGCGCCTCAATTCTCTGGAAGGGCGCTGAACACGCCCCTCGCGCCGCCGAGGCGCTCAAAATGACCGCGCCGGACTTGAAACGTCTGGGCATCATCGACGACATTGTGGCCGAACCCGCTGGCGGCGCTCATCGCGACCCGACCGAGGCGGCTTCATTGCTCAAGGCCTATTTGGTCAAGTCGTTGCGGGAATTGTCGGCGTTGCCTCTCGACGAGTTGGTTGAGCGGCGTTATCAGCGTTTCCGCCGAATCGGGGTTTTCAAAGTGGAATCCGACCAGGTTCGCGATGCCCCCACCCCAGCTACTGGGTTGGAGACGTCCCCCACGGCCACCCCTGCCCCAGCCTCTTCCCCCACAGTCTAG
- a CDS encoding NAD-dependent epimerase/dehydratase family protein gives MRSTTSLRSRESLLVVVFGSHHVEHWFFVDPIRDFRLVGNFETLERRPLPPLNLLNPPLPDDGDPTPDAPPTLLITGAGGVRAKWVVEEWCGQCECLLLGDETDQSDDQADCLIRANLSVWDESWTAYFDEVDVVLHLAESPETTDDWSQLTLCDLDSSFNVLHAAAAAGVDRIILLSTPDVLGDQVVRESTATEAGSAPFAYFAPPPRPCSARAAVKWSLERLARSLSDAAGLNVVVLRVGPPIPSSRSSFLAAIRRAIEDPPEDPFQVWTLPGGDPPGD, from the coding sequence GTGCGGTCAACCACGTCACTTCGATCCCGAGAATCGCTTCTTGTCGTCGTTTTTGGATCGCATCATGTTGAACATTGGTTCTTTGTCGATCCGATCCGCGATTTCCGACTTGTTGGGAATTTCGAGACCTTGGAACGTCGGCCTCTTCCCCCGCTGAACCTGCTCAATCCCCCCCTCCCGGATGACGGCGATCCCACTCCCGACGCGCCGCCAACCTTGCTCATCACCGGAGCTGGAGGAGTTCGTGCAAAATGGGTGGTGGAAGAGTGGTGTGGACAGTGTGAGTGCCTTCTTCTCGGTGATGAGACGGACCAAAGCGACGACCAAGCGGATTGTCTGATTCGGGCGAATTTGTCCGTCTGGGATGAGTCCTGGACGGCCTATTTCGACGAAGTTGACGTGGTTCTCCATCTCGCGGAGAGTCCTGAGACGACCGATGACTGGTCGCAGCTTACCCTGTGCGACCTGGATTCTTCCTTCAACGTGCTTCACGCCGCGGCCGCTGCAGGGGTCGATCGGATCATTCTCCTCTCCACGCCCGACGTCTTGGGTGATCAGGTTGTCCGCGAGTCCACCGCGACCGAAGCTGGGTCAGCTCCGTTCGCTTACTTCGCCCCACCTCCTCGTCCGTGTTCGGCCCGCGCAGCAGTGAAATGGAGTCTTGAACGATTGGCGCGTTCCTTGAGCGACGCGGCCGGCCTGAATGTGGTGGTTTTGCGAGTCGGTCCGCCCATTCCTTCCTCGCGTTCCTCGTTTTTGGCGGCGATCCGCCGGGCGATTGAAGACCCCCCGGAAGATCCATTCCAAGTGTGGACCCTCCCAGGCGGCGATCCACCGGGCGATTGA
- a CDS encoding class I SAM-dependent methyltransferase encodes MNLHRYGWTIWTTGLVWWSGVVVWGQEPPATPDEPAVPPEINEAFRNPDVERYVATFEGESREVFVHRREIVAACEPRPGMSIADIGAGTGLFTRLFAAEVGPTGRVYAVDIAPKFLEHIAESCRKEGIDQVETVLGDDDSPNLKPHSVDLVFICDTYHHFEKPRAMMRRIHDALKPGGMVVLVDFKRIPGESSDWIINHVRAGEEVFTREILEAGFVLKDRPIVPLKENYLLRFIKKD; translated from the coding sequence ATGAACTTACATCGATACGGTTGGACGATTTGGACAACGGGCTTGGTCTGGTGGTCGGGGGTAGTGGTATGGGGTCAAGAACCCCCAGCCACGCCTGACGAACCCGCGGTTCCGCCTGAAATCAACGAGGCGTTTCGCAACCCCGATGTGGAACGCTACGTCGCCACCTTTGAAGGTGAAAGCCGCGAGGTCTTCGTACACCGACGAGAAATCGTTGCCGCCTGCGAACCCCGACCCGGCATGTCCATCGCCGACATCGGAGCCGGAACCGGTCTGTTCACGCGGTTGTTCGCCGCCGAAGTGGGCCCAACCGGTCGGGTTTACGCTGTGGACATCGCCCCCAAGTTTTTGGAACACATCGCCGAATCATGCCGCAAGGAAGGAATCGATCAAGTCGAGACCGTCCTCGGAGACGATGACTCACCCAACCTCAAACCCCATTCGGTCGATCTTGTATTCATCTGCGACACCTATCATCACTTCGAAAAGCCCAGGGCGATGATGCGTCGCATTCACGACGCGCTCAAGCCGGGTGGCATGGTTGTGTTGGTCGATTTCAAGCGAATCCCCGGAGAAAGCTCTGATTGGATTATCAATCATGTACGCGCAGGTGAAGAAGTATTCACACGCGAGATTCTGGAGGCTGGATTCGTTCTCAAGGACCGGCCGATTGTACCATTGAAGGAAAATTACCTGTTGCGATTTATAAAAAAAGACTAA
- a CDS encoding serine/threonine protein kinase codes for MATSATTQDDEVIGGYKVVRMLQRGQSCDIMEVIKLDTGRRYAMKQLREAGAADPDERKQLAFEAKLGMELNHPNLIRVHEYVGKGEMPYFVMDYFPSNHLRQLIKFADKFNFTPSRIRRVMIQAARGLAYMHDKGWIHRDIKPENILVNKAGETKVIDYALARRPPSVLARLLRIRPPCQGTESYMSPEQILRLPPAVSADIYSYGVTCYEMVTGRQPFRANSRAELFEKHLRAKPASPIVHNPNITPEFADLVLSMLQKDPRKRPESMMAFLSRLRTIRIFKDDPDPATQEA; via the coding sequence ATGGCGACCAGCGCGACGACCCAGGACGATGAGGTAATCGGCGGTTACAAGGTCGTGCGGATGCTTCAACGCGGCCAGTCCTGCGACATCATGGAAGTCATCAAGCTTGATACCGGTCGCCGCTACGCCATGAAGCAACTTCGCGAGGCTGGAGCGGCTGATCCCGACGAACGCAAACAACTGGCGTTCGAAGCCAAGCTAGGGATGGAATTGAATCATCCCAACCTTATTCGTGTTCATGAGTATGTCGGCAAGGGGGAGATGCCCTACTTCGTGATGGACTATTTTCCATCCAACCATTTACGGCAACTCATCAAGTTTGCCGACAAATTCAACTTCACCCCGTCGCGGATTCGGCGGGTGATGATCCAAGCGGCGCGGGGGTTGGCGTACATGCACGACAAGGGCTGGATCCACCGCGACATCAAGCCGGAAAACATCCTGGTCAACAAAGCCGGCGAGACCAAGGTGATCGACTATGCCCTGGCTCGTCGCCCCCCCTCGGTGTTGGCGAGGCTGTTGAGGATCCGACCACCTTGTCAAGGTACGGAAAGCTACATGTCACCCGAACAAATCCTCCGCTTGCCGCCGGCCGTCTCGGCTGACATTTATAGCTACGGCGTCACCTGCTACGAAATGGTCACAGGGCGTCAACCTTTTCGTGCCAACTCGCGTGCCGAATTATTCGAGAAGCATCTTCGCGCCAAACCGGCCTCGCCCATCGTCCACAATCCCAATATCACGCCGGAGTTCGCGGACTTGGTGCTGTCAATGTTGCAGAAGGATCCCCGCAAACGTCCCGAGTCGATGATGGCGTTTCTCTCCCGCTTGCGTACGATTCGCATCTTCAAGGATGATCCCGACCCTGCGACTCAGGAGGCCTAA
- a CDS encoding FHA domain-containing protein, with translation MSDTKLLGTLKPIGGGDPVPLVRGELKVGRRPTNDIRLDFENVSGKHCVLRFHNGLWYVRDLGSTNGTLINGQRITTEHSVLPDDILAFATHLYRIEYEPHAPDSVVGHQQLIEIERELHSQGGESGHGRKSLMELAGLTREARSAGSAPAGIRIDEENSELERPTASGARSSSSRHAKGDSNSSDIVAKEEFELQYTPQSKPDEEMISDEEFLKFFEEDISR, from the coding sequence ATGTCTGACACTAAGCTGCTGGGAACCCTCAAGCCCATCGGCGGCGGCGATCCGGTTCCCTTGGTTCGTGGCGAGCTCAAGGTGGGGCGACGTCCAACCAACGATATTCGTCTCGATTTCGAAAACGTCTCGGGCAAACACTGTGTGCTGCGATTCCACAACGGCCTTTGGTACGTCCGGGATTTGGGCAGCACCAACGGCACGTTGATCAACGGTCAACGCATCACCACCGAGCATTCCGTTCTGCCCGACGACATTTTGGCGTTCGCCACTCACCTGTACCGCATCGAATATGAACCCCATGCCCCGGACAGCGTGGTGGGTCATCAGCAACTCATTGAAATCGAGCGGGAACTTCACAGCCAAGGCGGTGAGTCGGGACATGGCCGCAAGTCGCTGATGGAACTGGCTGGGCTCACCCGCGAGGCGCGATCGGCCGGTTCCGCTCCGGCAGGCATCCGCATTGATGAGGAGAACTCCGAGTTGGAGCGTCCAACCGCTTCAGGAGCGCGGTCCTCGTCCTCTCGTCACGCCAAAGGTGATTCCAATTCGTCCGACATCGTGGCTAAAGAAGAGTTTGAACTCCAGTATACTCCTCAATCCAAGCCCGACGAGGAAATGATCTCGGACGAGGAATTCCTCAAATTCTTCGAGGAGGACATCTCGCGCTGA
- the rpsG gene encoding 30S ribosomal protein S7: protein MRKFTASQTKLRPDPRFQSKLVGKFVNCLMHDGKKSVARSVFYRAMDLIEKRVAQEPPLEVFTKAVENVKPFMEVRSKRVGGATYQVPMPVKKDRQQTLAIRWILEAARSKKGRPMHVKLADELIAAYNREGAAISKRDNTIKMAEANRAFSHFAW from the coding sequence ATGCGTAAATTCACCGCCAGCCAAACCAAACTCCGGCCCGATCCCCGCTTTCAATCCAAGCTGGTTGGCAAGTTTGTCAACTGCTTAATGCACGACGGCAAAAAATCGGTCGCCCGCTCGGTCTTCTACCGCGCGATGGACCTGATCGAGAAGCGGGTCGCCCAGGAGCCGCCTTTGGAGGTGTTCACCAAAGCGGTGGAGAATGTCAAGCCCTTCATGGAAGTACGCTCCAAGCGTGTCGGTGGCGCTACGTATCAAGTCCCCATGCCGGTCAAAAAGGACCGTCAGCAGACCTTGGCGATTCGTTGGATTCTGGAGGCGGCCCGCTCTAAGAAAGGCCGTCCGATGCACGTCAAGCTCGCTGATGAATTGATCGCCGCCTACAACCGCGAAGGCGCGGCGATCTCCAAGCGGGACAACACCATCAAGATGGCTGAGGCGAACCGCGCCTTCTCTCACTTCGCCTGGTAA
- a CDS encoding TolC family protein — protein MSEPNPASTPRTSEKTSSEPPTLLELVEAPPETQFEPVATPDELGSIRVKPSSNSLEPHNEAGSIQPRPSRESQAPPSSATAEIQPQPIRSITLGASQVYPIDLPSVLKLAGAHDLEIALAAEGVQIATARAERAKTLWLPNLFFGTQFLRLDGRVQNERGEVVDVGRNSLFLGGGATAGVSAQGPIPAGGPQRGNVLTSVIRFSDAIFEPLAALQETAARQADQAAVTNDALLRAAETYVRLTQALGHWTISNQTLDELELVAQLLETESAIAPQLATDLRRARDQQRRLQARAVRERGEFQAISAELVGLLRLDPRILVAPTDPAALAVPLVPPNLDLDELIVTALRHRPELESARELVEATLTRLRQARLRPLVPSLALSYTGGGFAGGGDGDLGGLGGRGDADVGLFWQVEGLGLADRAEVRRRAAEQRAAALRWLQVQDQVAAEVVAESRRLTAASERMTLLEANVREAVETYRRHVEELRDGDRPPADVLETLLALDHLRREHLQATTDHNLTQFRLLRALGNPVIIHDPNTGSVTLGKEADSAKLKANADPLPVGVEGVIPTHVQAVKPWRDGPVVPLRRAANALSHAVGPVPPGSNTHAIGPPSGLAISQPPAPK, from the coding sequence ATGAGTGAACCAAACCCGGCTTCCACACCCCGCACGTCTGAGAAGACCTCCTCCGAGCCGCCAACCTTGCTGGAGTTGGTCGAGGCTCCCCCCGAAACTCAGTTCGAACCCGTCGCCACGCCCGATGAACTGGGCTCCATTCGTGTCAAACCCTCCTCGAACTCCTTAGAGCCGCACAACGAAGCTGGCTCGATCCAGCCACGCCCTTCTCGTGAGTCCCAAGCTCCGCCTTCATCTGCTACGGCCGAGATTCAACCGCAACCGATTCGCTCCATCACGCTGGGAGCGAGCCAGGTTTATCCGATCGACCTGCCAAGCGTTCTCAAGTTGGCCGGAGCTCACGATCTAGAGATTGCTCTGGCCGCCGAAGGGGTGCAGATTGCCACCGCACGCGCTGAGAGGGCCAAAACACTTTGGCTTCCTAACCTTTTCTTTGGAACCCAGTTCCTCCGTCTGGATGGTCGGGTTCAAAACGAGCGCGGCGAGGTTGTGGATGTTGGCCGCAACAGCCTCTTTCTGGGCGGCGGAGCGACCGCCGGCGTGTCCGCTCAAGGTCCGATCCCCGCCGGGGGTCCTCAACGCGGCAACGTCTTGACCAGCGTGATCCGGTTCTCCGACGCCATCTTCGAGCCGCTCGCGGCCCTTCAAGAAACGGCCGCGCGTCAAGCCGACCAGGCCGCCGTCACCAATGATGCTTTGCTACGAGCCGCCGAAACGTATGTTCGTCTCACTCAAGCCTTGGGACACTGGACAATCTCCAATCAAACTCTAGACGAATTGGAACTCGTGGCTCAATTGCTGGAAACCGAGTCAGCGATCGCTCCACAACTGGCGACCGACCTCAGGCGAGCGCGTGACCAACAACGCCGACTCCAGGCGCGAGCCGTCCGCGAGCGGGGCGAGTTTCAGGCAATTTCGGCCGAACTGGTGGGGCTTTTGCGTCTAGACCCACGGATTTTGGTCGCCCCGACCGATCCAGCAGCCCTGGCGGTTCCTCTTGTCCCGCCTAACCTTGACCTCGACGAGTTGATTGTGACCGCCCTGCGACATCGCCCCGAACTCGAAAGCGCGCGCGAACTGGTTGAAGCAACCCTCACCCGGCTGCGCCAAGCCCGTCTGCGTCCTCTGGTGCCCAGCCTGGCTCTCAGCTATACCGGCGGCGGCTTCGCCGGCGGGGGCGACGGCGACCTTGGTGGCTTGGGAGGACGCGGCGACGCCGACGTGGGACTGTTCTGGCAGGTCGAGGGGTTGGGGTTGGCCGATCGGGCCGAGGTCCGGCGCCGCGCCGCCGAACAACGGGCCGCGGCGCTTCGGTGGCTTCAGGTGCAGGATCAGGTCGCCGCCGAAGTGGTTGCCGAATCCCGTCGCCTCACCGCCGCCTCCGAACGGATGACCCTGCTTGAAGCCAACGTCCGGGAGGCGGTCGAAACCTATCGTCGCCACGTCGAGGAACTCCGAGACGGCGATCGACCACCGGCCGACGTTCTCGAAACCCTTCTCGCGCTCGATCACCTCCGACGGGAACACCTTCAGGCCACCACCGACCACAATCTGACCCAATTCCGTTTGCTTCGCGCGCTTGGAAATCCAGTCATTATCCATGATCCCAACACGGGAAGCGTCACTCTCGGCAAGGAGGCGGACTCCGCGAAGCTCAAGGCGAACGCGGATCCGTTGCCAGTGGGCGTGGAGGGTGTCATTCCCACTCATGTTCAGGCGGTCAAACCCTGGCGCGATGGACCAGTGGTTCCGCTGCGTCGAGCCGCCAACGCGCTAAGCCACGCCGTGGGACCTGTGCCCCCCGGCTCCAACACCCACGCCATTGGTCCCCCCTCCGGACTGGCGATCTCCCAGCCGCCAGCTCCCAAGTGA
- the rpsL gene encoding 30S ribosomal protein S12 gives MPTINQLVRKPRRAKVYKSKSPVLEGNPFKRGVCLQVKTMTPKKPNSALRKVARVRLSNQKEITAYIGGEGHNLQEHSIVLVRGGRVRDLPGVRYHIVRGVLDCQGVGDRKQARSKYGSPKKKAAATGKGAVKKK, from the coding sequence ATGCCGACGATCAACCAGTTGGTTCGCAAGCCCCGACGGGCGAAAGTCTACAAGTCCAAATCGCCAGTGCTGGAAGGTAACCCCTTTAAGCGAGGGGTTTGTCTTCAGGTCAAGACGATGACCCCCAAGAAGCCCAACTCGGCGCTTCGCAAGGTGGCGCGCGTTCGCCTGTCCAACCAGAAGGAAATCACCGCCTACATCGGCGGTGAAGGCCACAACCTCCAAGAACACTCAATCGTCCTCGTGCGTGGCGGCCGCGTCCGCGACCTTCCCGGCGTGCGCTACCACATCGTCCGTGGCGTGTTGGACTGTCAAGGGGTGGGTGACCGCAAGCAAGCCCGCTCCAAGTACGGTTCTCCCAAGAAGAAAGCCGCCGCCACCGGCAAGGGCGCGGTCAAGAAGAAGTAA
- a CDS encoding hemolysin family protein, with amino-acid sequence MTGSDAALVALLLFANALFVAAEFALVKVRVSQIDELVERGHTLAKMTRRMLDQLDSYISAAQLGITLASLALGRVIESSVEPMIAGAFKRLGLEDSAAGIEAHGGVVVPLLALGITTFFHISLGEQVPKILAIRTARTVALWTGPPMVVFHFVCYPVIVLFSGFTNFVLRLMRVAPADLEHSHTSHELRKMVAESFRSGQLTDESRSMIENVLTLGEKTARRVMIPRPDIVSLSLSRPFEENLKLIRTSHHSRLPIGRDDLEEILGVVHVKDVVEAEGRLASNDDLVALARPVPLFPETIRLNQLFKELRARQTHLAMLADEFGSLVGMVTLENVLEALVGPILDEFDQEPPEIQADSTQPGAFWILPTCPLDTFEQVCGLKLSNQTEADTLGQFVLERLGRLAKIGDVVNVGAHRLRVIEADRTRIRRLRLEPISPTGLSSSLTLAVETATAKVAADPIVARVEHEAGFSPVSDLGDQAIATTSGEDRRAKESD; translated from the coding sequence ATGACGGGGAGCGACGCGGCGTTGGTGGCGCTGCTGTTGTTCGCCAACGCGCTGTTTGTGGCCGCTGAGTTCGCCCTTGTGAAGGTCAGGGTGAGCCAAATCGACGAATTGGTTGAACGTGGTCACACCTTGGCCAAAATGACCCGACGAATGCTCGACCAGCTGGACAGCTACATTTCGGCGGCCCAGTTGGGGATCACGCTGGCGAGCCTGGCGCTGGGGCGTGTCATCGAATCCAGCGTCGAACCGATGATCGCCGGGGCGTTCAAGCGCTTGGGTTTGGAGGACTCCGCGGCCGGGATCGAAGCACATGGCGGGGTTGTCGTCCCCCTGTTGGCGTTGGGAATCACCACCTTTTTTCATATCAGCCTAGGTGAACAGGTACCCAAGATTCTCGCCATCCGCACCGCACGAACCGTAGCGCTTTGGACCGGGCCGCCGATGGTCGTATTCCACTTTGTGTGTTACCCGGTCATCGTATTGTTCAGCGGTTTCACCAACTTCGTGTTGCGGCTGATGCGGGTGGCTCCGGCTGATCTGGAGCATTCGCACACCTCGCACGAATTGCGCAAAATGGTGGCCGAGAGCTTTCGCAGCGGCCAATTGACCGATGAATCCCGCTCGATGATCGAAAACGTCCTCACGCTGGGCGAGAAAACCGCGCGACGAGTTATGATTCCGCGTCCCGACATTGTGTCGCTGAGTCTGTCTCGGCCGTTCGAGGAGAACCTCAAACTCATCCGCACCAGCCACCACAGCCGCTTGCCGATTGGTCGGGACGACTTGGAGGAAATTCTTGGGGTGGTCCACGTCAAAGACGTGGTCGAAGCCGAAGGACGGTTGGCCTCCAACGACGACCTGGTGGCTCTGGCTCGCCCGGTTCCCCTCTTTCCCGAAACCATTCGACTCAACCAACTGTTCAAAGAGCTTCGGGCAAGGCAAACCCATCTCGCGATGTTGGCCGATGAGTTTGGCAGTCTGGTGGGAATGGTGACTCTAGAAAACGTGTTGGAGGCGTTGGTCGGTCCCATTTTGGACGAATTCGACCAGGAGCCCCCCGAAATCCAAGCCGACTCCACACAGCCCGGCGCGTTCTGGATCCTTCCCACCTGTCCTCTGGACACCTTTGAACAAGTGTGTGGTCTGAAGCTGTCGAACCAGACCGAAGCCGATACCCTTGGGCAATTCGTTTTGGAGCGGTTGGGGCGGTTGGCCAAGATCGGCGATGTCGTGAACGTAGGCGCGCATCGTTTGCGCGTGATCGAAGCCGATCGAACCCGAATCCGACGTCTTCGGCTTGAACCGATCAGCCCAACTGGGTTGTCATCGTCATTGACGCTAGCGGTGGAAACCGCCACCGCGAAGGTGGCGGCCGATCCCATCGTCGCTCGCGTTGAACACGAGGCCGGGTTTTCTCCGGTTTCGGATCTCGGCGACCAGGCGATTGCCACCACATCCGGGGAGGATCGCCGAGCCAAGGAGTCGGACTAG
- a CDS encoding 30S ribosomal protein S1: MVDRNLLREFDVDDDEMQSIVAVDGPDALDDFLGSGPSYENNTIVPGKIIDILNDEEVVVDVGYKSEGRVKLSEWSDSPPPQIGDTVEFLLEDMNDQTGEIVLSYRKAERIRAWERVIAKYKENDVVKGKVTRKIKGGLLVDIGVNVFLPASQVDIRRPPDIGDYIDQEIECVILKIDEARRNIVVSRRKLIEMTRELQKKTLLAEIEPGQIRKGVVKNIADFGAFVDLGGIDGLLHITDMSWGRINNPTDMVAINDEIEVYVIHVDKEKEKIALGLKQKTASPWDNVAEKYPVGSKVTGEVVNVMSYGAFVKLEEGIEGLVHISEMSWTKRINHPSELVNIGDKVEVVVLNINKEKQEISLGMKQTQINPWDQVAVKYPPNTEIEGTVRNLTNYGAFIEIEEGIDGLLHISDMSWTRKIGHPNELLQKGERIRCQVLSVDQERKRIALGLKQLREDPWENDIPKRYQPNQMVTGKVTKLTNFGVFVELEPGLEGLLHISELSDQKVESPDDVVQLGQEIEVRVLRVDRNERKIGLSLKKPPSDEVAGAELGERQLAEAGSDEDAAKQTSPATSSAPLKGGLGESGPLFEMPSS, encoded by the coding sequence ATGGTTGATCGAAACCTCCTTCGCGAATTTGACGTCGATGACGACGAAATGCAATCCATCGTCGCCGTTGACGGCCCCGACGCCCTGGACGACTTCCTGGGTTCGGGTCCCAGTTACGAGAATAACACCATCGTTCCCGGTAAAATCATCGACATCCTCAATGACGAGGAAGTCGTGGTGGATGTCGGGTACAAGTCCGAGGGCCGAGTTAAGCTCTCCGAATGGAGTGACTCCCCCCCACCGCAGATCGGCGACACCGTCGAATTCCTGCTGGAGGATATGAACGACCAGACCGGGGAAATCGTGCTCTCGTACCGCAAGGCTGAGCGCATCCGGGCCTGGGAACGAGTCATCGCCAAGTACAAGGAAAACGATGTTGTCAAGGGTAAGGTCACCCGCAAAATCAAAGGTGGCCTTCTGGTCGATATCGGCGTCAATGTCTTCCTCCCCGCCAGCCAGGTTGATATTCGGCGGCCTCCCGACATCGGCGACTACATCGATCAGGAGATCGAGTGCGTCATCCTCAAAATCGACGAAGCCCGTCGTAACATCGTCGTCTCGCGGCGCAAACTCATCGAAATGACCCGTGAACTCCAGAAGAAAACTCTTCTGGCTGAGATTGAACCGGGCCAAATTCGCAAGGGCGTCGTCAAGAACATCGCCGACTTCGGCGCATTCGTGGACCTCGGCGGCATCGACGGCCTGCTGCATATCACCGACATGTCCTGGGGACGGATCAACAACCCCACCGACATGGTGGCGATCAACGATGAAATCGAAGTTTACGTCATCCACGTAGACAAGGAAAAGGAAAAAATCGCGCTGGGACTCAAACAAAAGACCGCCAGCCCCTGGGACAACGTGGCCGAGAAGTACCCCGTCGGCAGCAAGGTCACTGGCGAGGTCGTCAATGTGATGTCCTATGGCGCGTTCGTCAAACTGGAAGAAGGCATCGAAGGTTTGGTTCACATCTCCGAAATGTCGTGGACCAAGCGCATCAACCACCCCAGCGAACTGGTCAACATCGGCGACAAAGTCGAAGTGGTCGTGCTCAACATCAACAAGGAGAAACAGGAAATCTCCTTGGGTATGAAGCAAACTCAGATCAATCCTTGGGACCAGGTCGCCGTCAAGTATCCGCCCAACACCGAGATTGAAGGCACCGTTCGCAACCTCACCAACTACGGCGCGTTCATCGAGATCGAAGAAGGGATCGACGGCTTGCTGCACATCTCTGACATGTCCTGGACACGGAAAATCGGTCACCCCAACGAGCTTCTGCAAAAAGGGGAGCGCATCCGCTGCCAGGTCCTGTCGGTCGATCAGGAACGCAAGCGGATTGCGCTGGGACTCAAGCAACTCCGCGAGGATCCCTGGGAAAACGATATCCCCAAACGCTATCAGCCCAATCAGATGGTCACCGGCAAGGTCACCAAGCTGACCAACTTTGGTGTCTTTGTCGAACTGGAGCCAGGTTTGGAAGGCCTCCTGCACATCTCCGAACTCTCCGATCAAAAGGTCGAGAGTCCCGACGACGTGGTGCAACTCGGCCAGGAGATCGAAGTTCGCGTCTTGCGGGTCGATCGCAACGAGCGTAAGATCGGTTTGTCGCTCAAGAAGCCCCCGTCCGACGAGGTTGCCGGAGCGGAACTCGGGGAACGTCAACTCGCTGAAGCCGGTTCCGACGAGGATGCCGCGAAGCAGACTTCGCCCGCGACGTCGTCGGCTCCGCTCAAGGGAGGGCTGGGCGAGTCCGGCCCGCTTTTCGAAATGCCTTCCTCCTGA